A genome region from Mesorhizobium sp. B2-1-8 includes the following:
- a CDS encoding helix-turn-helix domain-containing protein has product MDKRDLSTIFRERLKLLLTRSDLNQSAFASAVGIDRSALSQLMSGASTRLPRAETLLNIAAEFKVSLDWLLGLSQDEGVTGEIRESLEIEEAPDGFDRTLLAKWFAEAAGTKIRYVPAGIPDLLRTHALVDYEANITNRSRLAQASETQYRIEYNRRPETDMEVCMPRHTLEIFARGLGVWDRFPAADRQQQLAHMATLLDDLYPTFRLFLYDGRMRYSIPLTIFGPYRAAIYVGDMYVVLNATQPVQALTKHFDNLIRAADINPHEAAAFARNLAGMSFASGSV; this is encoded by the coding sequence ATGGACAAGCGCGATCTGTCGACGATCTTCCGAGAGCGTCTGAAGCTCCTCCTGACAAGATCCGATCTCAACCAGTCGGCTTTCGCGTCAGCAGTCGGCATCGATCGGTCGGCGCTGTCGCAACTGATGTCGGGCGCCTCGACGCGCCTGCCGCGCGCCGAAACGCTGCTCAACATCGCCGCCGAATTCAAGGTGTCGTTGGACTGGCTGCTCGGTCTCAGCCAGGACGAAGGCGTGACCGGCGAAATCCGCGAGAGCCTCGAAATCGAGGAAGCGCCCGACGGCTTCGACCGCACGCTGCTGGCCAAATGGTTCGCCGAAGCGGCCGGCACCAAGATCCGTTATGTGCCGGCCGGCATTCCCGATCTCCTGCGCACCCACGCGCTCGTCGACTACGAGGCCAACATCACCAACAGGAGCCGCCTGGCGCAGGCCAGCGAAACGCAATACCGCATCGAATACAACCGGCGGCCGGAAACCGACATGGAAGTCTGCATGCCGCGTCACACGCTGGAGATTTTCGCGCGCGGCCTCGGTGTGTGGGACCGTTTCCCGGCGGCCGACCGCCAGCAGCAACTTGCCCATATGGCGACGCTGCTCGACGACCTCTACCCGACCTTCCGCCTGTTCCTCTATGACGGCCGCATGCGCTATTCCATCCCGCTTACCATCTTCGGCCCCTACCGCGCCGCCATCTATGTCGGCGACATGTATGTGGTGCTGAACGCCACCCAGCCGGTCCAGGCACTGACCAAGCATTTCGACAATCTGATCCGCGCCGCCGACATCAATCCGCATGAGGCGGCCGCCTTCGCACGCAATCTAGCCGGCATGTCATTCGCATCAGGTTCTGTCTGA
- a CDS encoding M24 family metallopeptidase: MDSEAPKGSFGRHRKITPFEPGSIEVLRDASREKAASLNQHVLGYGVVAEAEWAAAGIAAPDLPAMRKYRLERIRAELKRRGYAGALLYDPVNIRYATDSTNMQLWVTHNPTRHCFVATEGPVVLFDYFSCEHLSDHSGVVDEVRPAVSWMYLYGGELTEQKVRRWATGIADLVREHGGGNNRIAVDHINPEGVEELARLGVSIGNGEAVMENARLIKSPDEILAMRRAIVACEAAMGDMEQALRPGISENELWAELHRGNIARGGEWIETRLLTSGPRTNPWFQECSSRIIEAGDLVAFDTDLIGPYGFCADLSRTWLCGDTRPTNEQRDLFRIAADQIEHNTALMQPGVSFRDLVERSAVPPGDCFPTRYGVLYHGVGLADEYPTLPHASDWTPDTPDGVLEPGMVLCVESYIGRLGGREGVKIEEQILITETGNEELSTYPLDARLLG; this comes from the coding sequence ATGGACAGCGAGGCGCCAAAGGGAAGCTTCGGCCGCCATCGCAAGATCACGCCGTTCGAGCCAGGCTCGATCGAGGTGTTGCGCGACGCCTCCCGCGAGAAGGCGGCGTCACTCAACCAGCATGTGCTGGGCTATGGCGTTGTAGCCGAAGCTGAATGGGCCGCGGCGGGTATCGCCGCGCCCGACCTGCCGGCGATGCGAAAATACCGGCTCGAGCGCATCCGCGCCGAGCTGAAGCGCCGCGGCTATGCCGGCGCCCTGCTCTATGACCCCGTCAACATCCGTTATGCGACCGACAGCACCAACATGCAGCTCTGGGTCACGCACAACCCGACGCGGCATTGCTTCGTCGCCACCGAGGGTCCGGTGGTGCTGTTCGACTATTTCTCCTGCGAACACCTGTCCGATCATTCCGGTGTCGTCGACGAAGTGCGGCCGGCAGTGTCGTGGATGTATCTCTATGGCGGCGAGCTGACCGAGCAGAAAGTCCGCCGCTGGGCCACCGGCATCGCCGATCTGGTAAGGGAGCACGGCGGCGGCAACAACCGCATCGCCGTCGACCACATCAATCCGGAAGGCGTCGAGGAACTGGCGCGCCTTGGTGTTTCGATCGGCAATGGCGAAGCGGTGATGGAGAACGCCCGCTTGATCAAATCGCCGGACGAAATCCTCGCCATGCGCCGCGCAATCGTCGCTTGCGAGGCTGCGATGGGCGATATGGAACAGGCGCTCAGGCCCGGTATCTCCGAAAACGAATTGTGGGCCGAGCTGCATCGCGGCAACATCGCGCGCGGCGGCGAATGGATCGAGACGCGGCTGCTGACGTCGGGACCGCGCACCAATCCGTGGTTCCAGGAATGCTCGTCGCGGATCATCGAGGCCGGCGATCTTGTCGCCTTCGACACCGACCTGATCGGCCCCTACGGCTTCTGCGCGGATCTCTCGCGCACCTGGCTGTGCGGCGATACCAGGCCAACCAACGAACAGCGCGATCTGTTCCGCATCGCAGCCGATCAGATCGAACACAATACGGCATTGATGCAGCCCGGCGTCTCGTTCCGCGACCTCGTCGAGCGCTCAGCGGTGCCGCCAGGCGACTGCTTCCCGACCCGCTACGGCGTACTCTACCACGGCGTTGGACTGGCCGACGAATACCCGACCTTGCCGCATGCCAGCGACTGGACGCCAGACACGCCGGACGGCGTGCTTGAGCCGGGCATGGTGCTGTGCGTGGAAAGCTATATCGGCCGGCTCGGTGGGCGCGAAGGCGTCAAGATCGAGGAGCAGATCCTGATCACCGAGACCGGCAACGAAGAACTTTCAACCTACCCGTTGGATGCGAGGCTGCTCGGCTAG
- a CDS encoding fatty acid desaturase: MTGKSIRRSSKPAIEWPTVVLAFFCYGTWFAAGFFLWPSYPITALIVMAITLALQSSIMHEVLHGHPTRNAFVNEAFVFLPIGLAWPFRRFKTIHLRHHADERLTDPLDDPESYYKALWHHDELPPLMKFVLKVNNTMAGRLALGPWLSCIGFFIDDAKQVIAGDKAIRKAWLLHAIGLAVVLPVVQFGFGMPIWLYVLVPVWLGQSLISIRTYAEHQWSEHPEGRTVIVERSPLSFLFLNNNLHFVHHKSPTIAWYLLPKLFRDRREEWLRMNNGYAYPNYFALVKAYAFKAKEPIVHPVLRRAPEPGRAFKPRVRARSINGLGTVPVPAEPPKE, from the coding sequence ATGACTGGCAAGAGCATTCGGCGAAGCAGCAAACCGGCCATCGAGTGGCCGACCGTGGTTCTCGCTTTCTTCTGCTACGGCACATGGTTCGCCGCCGGCTTCTTCCTCTGGCCATCCTATCCCATAACAGCACTGATCGTGATGGCCATTACGCTGGCTCTGCAGTCCTCAATCATGCATGAGGTGCTGCATGGTCACCCGACCCGCAACGCCTTCGTCAATGAGGCCTTCGTCTTCCTGCCGATCGGTCTTGCGTGGCCGTTCCGCCGCTTCAAGACCATTCACCTGCGCCATCATGCCGACGAGCGGCTCACCGATCCGCTGGACGATCCCGAGAGCTACTACAAGGCTCTGTGGCATCACGATGAATTGCCGCCGTTGATGAAATTCGTGCTGAAGGTCAACAACACAATGGCCGGTCGCCTCGCGCTTGGCCCGTGGCTGTCCTGCATCGGCTTCTTCATCGATGACGCCAAGCAGGTGATCGCCGGAGACAAGGCGATCCGCAAGGCTTGGCTGCTGCATGCGATCGGGCTTGCCGTGGTGCTGCCGGTCGTGCAGTTCGGGTTCGGCATGCCGATTTGGCTCTATGTGCTGGTGCCGGTGTGGCTCGGCCAGTCGCTGATCTCGATCCGCACCTATGCCGAGCATCAGTGGTCGGAACATCCGGAAGGCCGCACGGTGATAGTCGAGCGGTCGCCGCTATCGTTCCTGTTCCTTAACAACAATCTGCACTTTGTCCATCACAAGAGCCCGACCATCGCCTGGTACCTGCTGCCGAAGCTGTTTCGTGACCGGCGCGAGGAATGGCTGCGGATGAACAATGGCTATGCCTATCCGAATTATTTCGCGCTGGTCAAAGCCTATGCCTTCAAGGCCAAGGAGCCGATCGTGCATCCGGTGCTGCGCCGCGCACCGGAGCCGGGCAGGGCGTTCAAGCCGCGCGTCAGGGCACGCAGCATCAATGGACTTGGCACGGTGCCGGTCCCGGCCGAGCCGCCCAAGGAATAA
- a CDS encoding GcvT family protein: MKSHVKAVVIGGGVVGCSVLYHLAKAGWTDIVLIERSELTSGSSWHAAGGFHTLNGDPNVAKLQAYTVQLYKEIEEISGQSCSLHLTGGVMLADTPERMDFLRLAHAKGRYLGMDTELITPSEAKAMFPLMDETNFVGAMWDPVEGHLDPSGTTIAYSKAAKKLGAEIVLRNRVVDLTQQPDGTWNVVTEQGTVHAEHVVNCGGLWAREIGRMVGVELPVLAMEHMYLLTEPMPEVEEFNKSTGREMIGVLDFKGEIYTRQERNGILLGTYEKACKPWSPVNTPWDFGHELLPPDLDRIAPSLEIGFKHFPGIEKAGIKQIINGPFTFALDGNPLVGPVQGLTNFWCACAVMAGFSQGGGVGLALSNWMVHGDPGFDVWGMDVARFGEWAGLRYTNAKVRENYSRRFSIRFPNEELPAARPAQTTPLYDTMLANNAVMGDSWGLETPLWFAPKGKEPKDVVSFHRSNDFGPIGEEVRATRERVGVTEIANFAKYEVSGPGAEEFLNRLMTNRMPKTGRIVLTPMINEFGKLIGDFTIAKPGEDRFMIWGSSAAQKYHMRWFERHLPKDGSVRIHRFDQTLVGLSIAGPKSRDLLQKLVDVDISTKAFRFMDFREMAVGGAPCLVNRITYTGDLGYEIWMAPAYERLVYHQIKDAGEEFGIVDFGMRALLSMRLEKNFPTWFRELRPIYGPFEGSMDRFIKLEKNDFIGRGAAAKEQAEGPKLRRVSFIVDAADADVMGDEPIWAKVSKDYGTVEKPHGYGAPRFDTSGKEIRGSKAAEGAPAVRGIVDGDWRVVGWVTSGGYAHYVQKSMAQGYVPAALAEDESAGLFEIEILGSRRPARINVEAPFDPNGEKMRT; the protein is encoded by the coding sequence ATGAAATCCCATGTAAAAGCGGTTGTCATTGGCGGCGGCGTCGTCGGCTGCTCGGTTCTCTATCACCTGGCCAAGGCCGGCTGGACCGATATCGTGCTGATCGAGCGCTCGGAGCTCACCTCAGGCTCGTCCTGGCATGCGGCCGGTGGCTTCCATACGCTGAACGGCGATCCGAACGTCGCCAAGCTGCAGGCCTACACGGTGCAGCTCTACAAGGAGATCGAGGAGATTTCGGGCCAGTCCTGTTCGCTGCACCTGACCGGCGGGGTGATGTTGGCCGATACGCCCGAGCGCATGGATTTTCTGCGCCTTGCCCACGCCAAGGGCCGCTATCTCGGCATGGACACCGAACTGATCACGCCATCCGAAGCCAAGGCGATGTTCCCGCTGATGGACGAGACCAATTTCGTCGGCGCCATGTGGGATCCGGTCGAAGGCCATCTCGACCCCTCCGGCACCACCATCGCCTATTCCAAGGCGGCGAAAAAACTCGGCGCCGAAATCGTGCTGCGCAACCGCGTGGTCGACCTGACGCAGCAGCCGGATGGCACCTGGAACGTCGTCACCGAACAAGGCACGGTCCACGCCGAGCATGTCGTCAACTGCGGCGGCCTGTGGGCGCGCGAGATCGGCCGCATGGTCGGCGTCGAGTTGCCGGTGCTGGCCATGGAGCACATGTATCTCTTGACCGAACCGATGCCGGAGGTCGAGGAGTTCAACAAGTCGACCGGCCGCGAGATGATCGGCGTGCTCGACTTCAAGGGCGAGATCTACACCCGCCAGGAGCGCAACGGCATCCTGCTCGGCACCTATGAAAAGGCCTGCAAGCCGTGGTCGCCGGTCAACACGCCGTGGGATTTCGGCCATGAACTGCTGCCGCCCGACCTCGACCGCATCGCGCCGTCGCTGGAAATCGGCTTCAAGCACTTCCCTGGCATCGAGAAGGCCGGCATCAAGCAGATCATCAACGGCCCCTTCACCTTCGCGCTCGACGGCAACCCGCTTGTCGGTCCGGTGCAGGGCCTGACCAATTTCTGGTGTGCCTGCGCCGTGATGGCCGGTTTCAGCCAGGGCGGCGGGGTTGGCCTCGCTCTGTCCAACTGGATGGTCCACGGCGATCCGGGCTTCGACGTCTGGGGCATGGATGTCGCCCGCTTCGGCGAGTGGGCCGGCCTGCGCTACACCAACGCCAAGGTGCGCGAAAATTATTCGCGCCGCTTCTCGATCCGCTTCCCCAACGAGGAACTGCCGGCCGCCCGCCCAGCGCAGACGACGCCGCTCTACGACACCATGCTCGCCAACAACGCCGTCATGGGCGACTCGTGGGGCCTCGAAACCCCGCTCTGGTTCGCGCCAAAGGGCAAGGAGCCGAAGGACGTCGTCTCCTTTCACCGCTCCAACGATTTTGGGCCGATCGGCGAGGAAGTGCGGGCCACGCGCGAGCGTGTCGGCGTCACCGAGATCGCCAACTTCGCCAAATACGAAGTGTCGGGACCGGGTGCGGAAGAGTTCCTCAACCGGCTTATGACCAACCGCATGCCGAAGACCGGCCGTATCGTGCTGACGCCGATGATCAACGAGTTCGGCAAACTGATCGGCGACTTCACCATCGCCAAGCCCGGCGAAGACCGCTTTATGATCTGGGGCTCGTCGGCCGCGCAGAAGTATCACATGCGCTGGTTCGAAAGGCACCTGCCCAAGGACGGTTCGGTCCGCATCCACCGCTTCGACCAGACGCTGGTCGGCCTCTCGATCGCCGGTCCGAAGTCGCGTGACCTCCTACAGAAGCTGGTCGATGTCGACATCTCGACCAAGGCTTTCCGCTTCATGGATTTCCGCGAAATGGCGGTCGGCGGCGCGCCATGCCTGGTCAATCGCATCACCTACACCGGTGACCTCGGCTACGAGATATGGATGGCGCCGGCCTATGAGCGCCTTGTCTATCATCAGATCAAGGATGCCGGCGAGGAATTCGGCATCGTCGATTTCGGCATGCGCGCCTTGCTGTCGATGCGCTTGGAAAAGAATTTTCCGACCTGGTTCCGCGAGCTGCGGCCGATCTACGGCCCGTTCGAAGGTTCGATGGACCGCTTCATCAAGCTCGAGAAGAACGATTTCATCGGCCGTGGCGCCGCCGCCAAGGAACAGGCGGAAGGGCCAAAACTGCGCCGCGTCTCCTTCATCGTTGACGCAGCGGACGCCGACGTGATGGGCGACGAACCGATCTGGGCCAAGGTCAGCAAGGATTACGGCACGGTGGAAAAGCCGCATGGCTACGGAGCGCCGCGCTTCGACACATCAGGCAAGGAAATACGCGGCTCGAAGGCCGCCGAAGGCGCGCCCGCCGTGCGCGGCATCGTCGATGGCGACTGGCGCGTTGTCGGCTGGGTGACGTCGGGCGGCTATGCGCATTACGTGCAGAAGTCGATGGCGCAAGGCTATGTGCCGGCAGCCCTCGCCGAGGATGAAAGTGCTGGACTGTTCGAGATCGAGATTCTTGGATCCCGCCGACCCGCCCGCATCAATGTCGAAGCGCCTTTCGACCCAAATGGCGAGAAGATGCGGACCTGA
- a CDS encoding trimethylamine methyltransferase family protein, producing MTAALQSSEPALAPDRARRGGRAGKRAGGSAAFEQPAFRQLKNPLTPTKLVSEDELESIHLASLRVLREIGVDVLHDEARRIMKAHGADVREGSERVRFDSDMILELVSNCPSEFTIHARNPAHNVRFGGDNLIISMMASAPNCSDIDRGRRPGNQQDYRNFLRLAQMHNILNCTGGYPVEPTDIHPSVRHLECIRDLATLTDKVFHIYSLGKERNVDGIEITRIARGISHEQLLEEPSVFTIINTNSPLKLDVPMMEGIIQMSSKGQVVIVTPFTLSGAMAPVTIAGALVQQNAEALSGIAFAQMVRKGAPVGYGGFTSNVDMKSGSPAFGTPEYMKAQLVGGQLARRYNIPYRTSNTCAANTVDAQAAYESVFSLWGAIQGGGNLMMHAAGWLEGGLRCSYEKTILDIDLLQMVAEFLTPLDLSEEALGFDAIQSVGPGGHFFGTQHTQDRYKTAFYSPILSDWRNFETWAEAGSPTALEKANKVWKERLAFYDEPYMDPAIREELNAFVQKRTAEGGAPTDF from the coding sequence ATGACCGCCGCCCTACAATCCTCAGAACCGGCTTTGGCACCCGACCGTGCCCGCCGTGGCGGTCGCGCCGGAAAGCGTGCCGGTGGCTCGGCCGCGTTCGAGCAGCCGGCCTTCCGCCAGCTGAAAAATCCCCTGACGCCGACCAAGCTGGTTTCCGAGGACGAGCTGGAATCGATCCACCTCGCCTCCTTGCGCGTGCTCAGGGAAATCGGTGTCGATGTGCTGCACGACGAAGCCCGCCGCATCATGAAGGCGCATGGCGCCGATGTGCGCGAGGGCTCGGAGCGCGTGCGCTTCGACAGCGACATGATCCTGGAGCTGGTGTCGAACTGCCCGTCCGAATTCACCATCCATGCCCGCAACCCCGCGCACAATGTGCGCTTCGGCGGCGACAATCTGATCATCTCGATGATGGCCTCGGCGCCCAATTGCTCCGACATCGATCGCGGCCGCCGGCCAGGCAACCAGCAGGACTATCGCAATTTCCTGCGCCTGGCCCAGATGCACAACATCCTGAATTGCACGGGCGGCTATCCGGTCGAGCCGACCGACATCCACCCGTCGGTCCGCCATCTCGAATGCATCCGCGACCTCGCGACGCTGACCGACAAGGTGTTCCACATCTATTCGCTCGGCAAGGAGCGCAATGTCGACGGCATCGAGATCACCCGCATCGCGCGCGGCATCAGCCACGAGCAGTTGCTCGAGGAGCCGTCCGTCTTCACCATCATCAACACCAATTCGCCGCTCAAGCTCGACGTGCCGATGATGGAAGGCATCATCCAGATGTCGAGCAAGGGCCAGGTCGTCATCGTCACGCCCTTCACCCTGTCTGGGGCGATGGCGCCCGTCACCATCGCCGGCGCGCTGGTGCAGCAGAATGCCGAGGCGCTGTCCGGCATCGCCTTCGCCCAGATGGTGCGCAAGGGTGCACCGGTCGGCTATGGCGGCTTCACCTCCAATGTCGACATGAAGTCCGGTTCACCGGCTTTCGGCACGCCCGAATACATGAAGGCGCAGCTCGTCGGCGGCCAGCTTGCCCGCCGCTACAACATCCCATACCGCACCTCGAACACCTGCGCCGCCAACACGGTCGACGCGCAGGCCGCCTATGAAAGCGTGTTCTCGCTGTGGGGCGCCATCCAGGGCGGCGGCAATCTCATGATGCATGCCGCCGGCTGGCTCGAGGGCGGCCTGCGCTGCTCCTACGAGAAGACCATTCTGGACATCGACCTCTTGCAGATGGTGGCCGAATTCCTGACCCCGCTCGACCTGTCGGAAGAGGCGCTTGGCTTCGACGCCATCCAGTCCGTCGGCCCCGGTGGCCACTTCTTCGGCACCCAGCACACGCAGGACCGCTACAAGACCGCCTTCTATTCGCCGATCCTGTCCGACTGGCGCAATTTCGAGACCTGGGCCGAAGCCGGCTCGCCGACGGCGCTGGAAAAGGCCAACAAGGTGTGGAAGGAGCGGCTGGCATTCTATGACGAGCCTTACATGGACCCTGCCATCCGCGAGGAGCTCAACGCCTTCGTCCAGAAGCGCACGGCCGAAGGCGGCGCGCCGACGGACTTCTAG
- a CDS encoding phosphate/phosphite/phosphonate ABC transporter substrate-binding protein, which translates to MSELIAALPMYDWPEARDEVDAQWAWLRDAFRRKGIDAPQSIVRRNGDLPPVPGGIRDGEGKLIAPDPATLPPDELDFHKLWLHPALLFAQTCWGPMELGLSRHVQVVGQPSYDAYEGGQGELYSSALVMRAGEGPEVRSPADGKALLPLDLIRGRRFTFNSLDSMSGIIALTRDLEAAGESLDIFSSSGESFSPSGESGGHRHSIVAVAEGRADVAAVDCESWALAQRFESAARKVVIVGWTARRKGLPYITAGTTPEKTVRAMREALAGLAEQPRIQRVG; encoded by the coding sequence ATGAGTGAATTGATTGCGGCGTTGCCGATGTATGACTGGCCCGAAGCGCGCGATGAGGTCGACGCGCAATGGGCGTGGTTGCGCGATGCCTTCCGGCGGAAGGGTATCGATGCGCCGCAATCCATCGTGCGCCGCAATGGCGACCTGCCGCCGGTGCCGGGCGGCATTCGCGACGGCGAGGGTAAACTCATCGCTCCGGATCCGGCGACGCTGCCGCCGGACGAACTCGATTTCCACAAGCTCTGGCTGCATCCGGCGCTGCTGTTCGCGCAGACCTGCTGGGGGCCGATGGAACTTGGTCTATCCCGGCATGTGCAGGTTGTCGGCCAGCCAAGCTACGACGCCTATGAAGGCGGGCAGGGCGAACTCTATTCGAGCGCGCTGGTCATGCGCGCAGGCGAGGGACCGGAGGTCCGGTCGCCCGCCGACGGCAAGGCCTTGCTGCCGCTCGATCTCATCCGAGGCCGGCGCTTCACCTTCAACAGCCTCGATTCCATGTCGGGCATCATCGCGCTGACGCGCGACCTGGAAGCGGCCGGCGAAAGCCTCGACATATTTTCATCGAGCGGCGAAAGCTTTTCACCGAGCGGCGAAAGCGGCGGCCATCGCCACTCGATCGTGGCGGTCGCCGAAGGCAGGGCGGATGTCGCAGCGGTCGACTGCGAAAGCTGGGCGCTGGCGCAGCGTTTCGAATCGGCGGCGCGCAAGGTCGTGATCGTCGGCTGGACGGCACGGCGCAAAGGCCTGCCTTACATCACTGCCGGGACGACGCCGGAAAAGACAGTGCGCGCGATGCGCGAAGCCCTTGCCGGTCTAGCCGAGCAGCCTCGCATCCAACGGGTAGGTTGA
- a CDS encoding MFS transporter has product MDLVDTRSDETMQWAAITGVIATVSVFAIAQGLSYPLLSFILQRQGVSPAMIGLSAAMTAVGFILSSPLIPGMARRFGAGRTALTCAVLSAVVLAMIGWTQNVYLWFPLRFLIGVVTNPLYVLSEIWVIALAPPARRGRIMGLYSTIISAGFATGPLCLLAVGTEGWPPFLVGIGAFVLCGFCLASVLPRLPRVDEAGHQVSVMGFMPLAWLLLSAVVVAAGFEQAVLALLPVYGTHHGIAEARMSALLSVMIAGNIAMQVPLGLLAERLTARLVRFLCVLLTLFGCALLPVLIETPLVWPCVFVWGAVSYGIYTMSIIELGERFAGSALVAGNAAFSLMWGVGGILVPPLTGGVMDVLGAGGLPATLGAICAMLALATIIRRRVL; this is encoded by the coding sequence ATGGACTTGGTGGACACGAGAAGCGACGAGACGATGCAGTGGGCAGCGATCACCGGTGTGATCGCGACCGTGTCCGTGTTCGCCATCGCGCAGGGCCTGTCCTACCCGCTGCTGAGCTTCATCCTGCAGCGCCAGGGTGTCTCGCCAGCGATGATCGGCCTGTCGGCCGCAATGACCGCTGTCGGCTTCATCCTGTCATCGCCGCTGATACCTGGCATGGCAAGGCGGTTCGGGGCAGGGCGCACGGCGCTCACTTGCGCGGTGCTTTCGGCTGTCGTGTTGGCAATGATCGGCTGGACGCAGAATGTCTATCTCTGGTTTCCGCTGCGCTTCCTGATCGGCGTGGTGACCAATCCGCTCTATGTGCTCAGCGAAATCTGGGTGATCGCCCTGGCACCGCCGGCCCGGCGCGGCCGCATCATGGGTCTCTATTCGACGATCATTTCCGCCGGCTTCGCGACCGGCCCGCTTTGCCTGCTTGCCGTCGGCACGGAAGGCTGGCCGCCGTTCCTTGTCGGCATCGGCGCCTTCGTGCTCTGCGGCTTCTGCCTGGCGTCGGTTCTGCCGCGGCTGCCCAGGGTGGACGAGGCCGGGCATCAGGTTTCGGTGATGGGTTTCATGCCGCTCGCCTGGCTGCTTCTGTCGGCGGTAGTCGTGGCCGCCGGCTTCGAACAGGCGGTGCTGGCGCTGCTGCCTGTCTATGGCACGCATCATGGCATCGCGGAGGCTCGCATGTCCGCGCTGCTTTCGGTCATGATCGCCGGCAACATTGCCATGCAGGTGCCGCTTGGCCTGCTGGCCGAGCGGCTGACGGCCCGCCTGGTGCGCTTCCTCTGCGTCTTGCTGACGCTGTTCGGCTGTGCGCTGTTGCCGGTGCTGATCGAAACCCCGCTGGTCTGGCCCTGCGTCTTCGTCTGGGGCGCTGTGTCCTACGGCATCTACACGATGTCGATCATCGAGCTTGGCGAGCGCTTTGCCGGCTCGGCGCTGGTCGCCGGCAATGCGGCATTCTCCCTGATGTGGGGCGTCGGCGGCATTCTGGTCCCGCCGCTTACCGGCGGCGTGATGGATGTGCTCGGCGCGGGCGGCCTGCCGGCCACGCTGGGTGCGATCTGCGCTATGCTGGCGCTGGCGACGATCATCCGCCGGCGGGTTCTGTGA